A genomic segment from Nicotiana sylvestris chromosome 1, ASM39365v2, whole genome shotgun sequence encodes:
- the LOC104229628 gene encoding vacuolar iron transporter homolog 1-like, with amino-acid sequence MGSITNSQELAKNDIEKQSMQVEQNLDEVEIAVDYSKRAQWLRAAVLGANDGLLSTSSLMMGIGAVKQDAKAMILTGIAGLVAGACSMAIGEFVSVYSQYDIEMSQMKRQNNSSTHELEEKKKNLPSPLQAAAASAFAFAIGAIVPLLAAAFVKNYHIRLGIVVTAVSFALLVFGGLGAYLGNAPLLKSSLRVLIGGWLSMGITFGLTKLVGVTGLYG; translated from the coding sequence atGGGATCCATAACAAATAGCCAAGAATTAGCCAAAAATGACATAGAGAAACAATCCATGCAAGTAGAACAAAATCTTGATGAGGTTGAGATAGCTGTAGACTACTCGAAAAGAGCACAGTGGCTTAGGGCTGCAGTTTTAGGTGCAAACGATGGCTTACTTTCAACTTCATCTCTAATGATGGGAATAGGGGCTGTGAAACAAGATGCAAAGGCCATGATCCTCACCGGGATCGCCGGTCTCGTGGCCGGAGCTTGTAGCATGGCCATAGGAGAATTTGTCTCCGTTTACTCTCAATATGACATAGAAATGTCacaaatgaaaagacaaaataaTTCAAGTACACATGAGTtagaggaaaaaaagaagaatttgCCAAGTCCATTGCAAGCTGCAGCAGCATCTGCTTTTGCATTTGCAATAGGTGCAATTGTGCCTTTGTTGGCTGCTGCTTTTGTGAAAAATTATCATATTAGGTTAGGGATTGTGGTGACTGCTGTGAGCTTTGCACTTTTGGTCTTTGGAGGTTTAGGTGCATACTTAGGGAATGCACCATTGTTGAAGTCTTCATTGAGAGTGTTGATTGGAGGATGGTTGTCTATGGGAATCACTTTTGGACTAACTAAATTAGTTGGTGTTACTGGACTCTATGGTTAA
- the LOC138873539 gene encoding uncharacterized protein codes for MTAEVAMAIRMSANATLDLDKARALLPKRKATKESSEEEEEGTSLITRPRARRRIVIDDGIENTPARTSATEPVLIQSDEDAEPRDNNKSIQHLFDSGFESGELGPVFDEAPLSSLVPISSISLPTVSVSLPALTPSICLPISTVPISVPLATSTAPASAPVLVSTSFPSIPSIPSAAPLPSVHHTETGSSSGNMSMRSVTLEVPANHSLLRKTGRADVWLEPLIGDIEKKKMESHSCLTLMNDANLISTELMRRISSLERKARESEKSVHEAEEIARGAQLEANNWKEQFENAQGAIEELQENKNLLELQNRGLISELSELAKVIDTIEKSQQSTDTPSPALEVPENVAIPASEGETSTTQSMEVETSVSIPSSSAETVPVAASSKVATVPMAESEIHIATSDVLTPSIE; via the exons atgacagctgaagtagctatggccattcgcatgtctgcgaatgctaCTCTGGATTtagataaggctcgagccttgttgcctaaaagaaaagctacaaaggaaagttctgaagaagaagaggagggtacctccctaattaccaggccaagggccAGGAGACGAATAGTCATTGATGATGGaattgaaaacactcctgctcgtacctctgccaccgagcctgttttgattcaatctgatgaggatgccgaaccaagagataataataAATCAATTCAGCACctttttgacagtggtttcgagagtggcgagctcggacctgtttttgacgaagctcctctttcctcacttgttcctatttcctccatttctTTGCCTACCGTAAGTGTTTCTTTACCAGCTTTAACACCTTCCATTTGTTTGCCAATTTCTACTGTTCCTATCTCTGTTCCCTTGGCTACTTCAACCGCACCTGCTTCTGCTCCGGTGTTGGTTTCGACATCTTTCCCCTCCATTCCTTCTATTCCCTCCgctgctcctcttccctctgttcatcatacagaaACAGGTTCTAGCAGCGGAAATATGTcaatgagaagtgttactctggaagttcctgccaatcatagcctcttgaggaAGACTGGCAGAGCTGATGTTTGGCTTGAACCTCTCATTGGtgatatcgagaagaagaagatggagagccatagctgcttaactttgatgaacgac gctaaccttattaGCACGGAATTAATGAGAAGAATTTCCTCACTGGAAAGAAAAGCTCGTGAGTCTGAGAAGTCTgtccacgaggctgaggaaattGCTAGGGGTGCCCAACTTGAAGCAAACAACTGGAAGGAGCAGTTCGAAAATGCTCAAGGGGCTATAGAAgagttgcaagaaaataaaaacctCCTAGAGCTGCAAAACCGTGGTTTAATTTCTGAGCTG tctgaactggctaaagtcatagataccatcgagaaaagccaacagtctactgatactccttctcctgccctTGAAGTTCCTGAAAATGTTGctattccagcttcagagggtgaaacttctacaaCCCAGTCTATGGAAGTTGAAACTTCTGTGTCAATCCCCTCAAGCTCAGCTGAAACCGttcctgttgctgcttcttcaaaagttgccaccgtgcctatggctgaaagtgaaattcatattgcaacttctgatgtacTAACCCCTTCAATTGAATGA